The following DNA comes from Anastrepha obliqua isolate idAnaObli1 chromosome 1, idAnaObli1_1.0, whole genome shotgun sequence.
CCCTCCAAAATAGCGCTCAACACTTTAGATGTTGGGTCGTTTTTCAGGACACGGAAATAAATTGTAAACACCATTTTGGTTATTTCCGTGAGTTTGTAAAatttcgtttgtttattttcttccgCACGTGTTTCGTCCAGCTCTCTATTCACttcggccattttttttcgcctTTTACGCTCTTTCTTTGACAAGCTCATTAATCGCTGCCGATGCGCCTCTAACTTCTTTTGTTTTAACTCGTTCTCCTTCTCTGCatctaaatttacattttttattttaagtgaaaGCAAACAAGTCAGACATTCCACATGCACATTTGGCAGTTTTGTCTTTATGAGATGGTTTAAGCGCCTCACAATGAACAATGTCATATCCAATTTCTTATCAATGGCGAAAACCGTACGGAAACATTTATTGATTGCTTCACGCATATTCTGATAACGGCAGTTTGACATGTAGACCAGCAGTTGTGCGACATTCTGTACATAATTGAAATATGGATGCGCAACAAGTAAATCACACATACTTTGCACTGCTACTTCTGCCATTTTTATAGCCTGTGGAGTAACTCGCCCTTGGCCACGTTTATTCACCGCAGCTGTGAGTTTTTCAAGCTTTGTTAGGAATTTCTTGAATTGCTGCAACAGCGCGTTTTCATACGTCACTCGTTCCAAGGTGGCTTTGCGCActatattgatttaaaataaatggtataaaattattgtgttgcattaaaaatttcacATACTTACAGGTTTGCATCTTTGTGTCGACTTGCCCAACTCGATATTCTGGCAAAATATCCTTAAATATTTCGGTCGCCGACAATATCGCCAGCTTGCGTACTGTTAGAAGATTTGGCACATCAGCCGCATTTGTCTCTTCCATTAGCTCATATAGAGCGTTGAAGTTTCGCATCTTGTCCTCTGGCTTTTCTAATAGACCTGAACAAATAATTCCAATGCGATATTTCTGCCGCTCAAGTTCTTGTTGTCGTGCGATGAGCAGATCAGTAGTGGAAATTAGTTTTTTCTCCGGCTCGGGCAAGGCGCTACTATCACCAATTTCATTAATCACGTCATCGTCGCTGTCTTCGTAGataacattttcattattatcctCGTCCACCTCCTCCTCTTCTTCATCTGAGTTACGCTTTATTTTTGGCTTTGGTATGTAGTCTACTTCAGTACTTCGCGTTATAATTTGGCCATCCCGACTTTTTATTGGCAGCAGAttgattttaacttttttcttatcATTCTCTTCAACTGCCTTGGTCGTGTATGCTTTTTCTAAGCCAACAGAATCTTTCTCCTCACTAAAATCGCCAGCATTTTTTCGTTTACGTTGTTTATTTATGCCCTTTTCATGCAAATATTCCAAATCATCGCCGTCCAGCATATCGCCGATGTTTTCCACCACTTCGGAAGGATCCAAATCGTCTTCATCATTGCCAAGGGGATCATTGCTATAATCAATTCTTTGTTTGCGTTTCTGGGGCAATTGTTCACGTTTTTTCGCCCGTTGTcggaatatattttgttttctatccTTGGCTGCTTTCTGTTGGGCTAActtgtgttgttgttgattgGAGAGAGGAGTCTTCTTCGCCTTGAGATGCGCGCTCCGCTTCACAGcactaatttttacttttttctgtttattagataaaaattgttattaatttaactttgcaaatattttagtgCTTCTTTATTACAAACCGTGACCATTTCATCTACAAAATCTACAAAGtcctatgaaaaatattttatgaatcgAAAACATACACTAGAGGCGAATTCATAGATTCGCCCCGAAACCACACGTGCGCGAGAGCAAACTCACATACAATGCTGCCACTTAGGCAAACTTTATAACACCCGGTTTCCGTTAGCGATTACTCACTTTTAGATGCATCTCTAACGAGAAATTAATACTTACACGCTCATTATTAAGGAGCGATAAGtagcaagaattttttttttgtaaaatattgtatatcCACCAAATGTTATTTTGAGGATTCGAAAGATTCAACGATTGTACTTACACGAAATTTATTCTTTGatattttctagtaattaaaaaattcggTCACTGATTATCATTTGTCGCGCACATTCCAGGTGCTGTTATTCCTATAGCAACAAGCACCTACAGCTTTATATAAATTCTGCTAAGTGCACACTTGTGTTACCTTAAGAAGAATTCTTTGTACACATTATTTACATCGCGTTATATAGAAAAACACGCCAGAAAAGTGGAAAGGGGGGAATGTTATATTTGGTTATACCTTTTAAATTTTAGTCACTGAACAACTGGAAGATATGGCATGCGCTTGTTTGTGACTTCCTACATATTTTGTGGATAACAAAACTTATCAAGTAGCAACGACATTAGAATACGAAAGAGAAACGAAATAGGAACGAAATTTACTGAAACGTTAATTTTGATACCACGGTTAAATTTATTACCACCCAAGAATAGACCTGAAAGTATTCATTTTAACATTGTTGTTAATgggttaaaaaaattctgtgttTTAACTTTGATATTATTAAATATCTGTCGAGTAAACGTTCACTCATCGGCTTTGTTCAGCTGATAAATATCATCAAGGCTCATCGGTCATCTGCCATTCGCTATTATCTTTGTACTTTTCTAATGCCTGCAAataataatattcgaataacaTTTTGCCTGAATCTGGACTATCTGTtataggcccctattatgagctggattcgatcttcgatattcgttggttgtcgaagatcgaaaatcgaatgtcaatttggtattatgagcggtgcagcgctgtccaaattttcgttgtataccgaatttagagtcgaatgcaattttgctttcgattgtatcgagcgtattgtgggaaaacttgttaaaatgtaagttgtttgcgattctttatggttttatagtaaccaaataataaatatataattttgttagttttatgcaggtcgaaagtcgtgagtaccaaacagcaattagaaatgctagtttcattaatggaagagaatccacaattcgcaaaagggatttgcaccaaagttcaagcagcaaaaaaatgggaggaatttacaacggagctgaattgcttgggaccaccagttagaacggcagcaaaatggattaaggttagtaatggttttttttttgagaaaggctagttgcattaatggaagagaatccacaattcgcaaaagggactcccaccaaagtacaagcagcaaaaaaatgggaggaatttacaacggagctgaattgcttgggaccaccagttagacggcagcaaaatggattaaggttaataatagtttttttttgtgatgtttatagaaatacatttttattttcccttggcaggtatgggctgaaatacgtagaggaactgaaatacatatttttttcgaatgatgaataattgaataaagaaaatttataacaaaaataaaacagaaactgtggcgtaaaggtttctatttaatactttttagatttttctaattaatattctaagaattgaACTCTTCATCTggaagttgaacattataaaacaagcaaatgttgtgcaaagctgcacacacattaataatttgtgttgcttgtcttggagaatagtgaagagctcttggctcgggtgcactgctgcaactggttttctgtactggacagtacgttcataaacgcctctttagacaatctaaagttctttaaaaaactgtaagaaaatttctgtaatattaagtaagtcaacacattttgaaaatactaaacttactcagtggaagccatttgaagggggttggatgcgcccctcagctgttttctacatctagctagttccactaatcttttaTCGACCGATGAATcatcgaaccacaactccgttgtactcattttcacaaaaaatactttttttaacttttaaaaatgttgttagcaaagaatttcaacacaatcggtttttcttttatattgatttgctgtatcagctgagaaaaattatctattgtaaatgcgtcgagcgatcgaaattcacaatagtcctattcttcaacgaatgagcaccataataccaaatgaaaattcgttcgatcagcactttcgactatagtcgaagatcgaatgttgctcataataagggccataaaagacaacattaaagatgTTTAAGCAAACTTCATCTCAACTTCATGATGAGCTtatattttgctttgaaaaaggACTTTCCCTCAGCTCTGAAGATTCCATTATCTATTTAGTGCATCATGCTTGAAGTTACTGCACTCCGCAAATCGTCGGACGGGCAGCTTATTTTCCAAAACTGTTTAAAAGAAACCCACGCTTGCTTTACTGTAGTGGAAGAAAATGAAACCCCCATATCGTACGGTCTACTGTTTCGCTTTTGGTTTATATGAAGCTATTGCAGTTCTTGAATCTGTTCACTGCTCCAAACAAAATGAAGGAAGTTCCTTCATCTGTACTGGCAGTTTGAGTTGTTTCTGTTCTTCGTTAAATGTTATATGTATCTGTAGGCCAATAACTCAGCAATTATACACAATTACAATCACCACTATTCGTTTATAAATCCTAATCGCAGTAAACCAGATTTTGGGACATCGCACTTAGTTATATGACCCGCTTATAGTAGACCTCGCATTGGTTACACCATCaacacaaatttatatatattggaTAGTAATCGCCCCTTGCTCGTTTCGTGAGTTTTGTGTTAATGTGATATTAATACCACAGATTTGTAAATTTCAGCAATGTTGATCCTTTTCTGCTGTTAATGACTCCAACCACCAACAACTTATTTAAAACCTAAACGTTCTTAAAGCATTGAACGTCACCGTATTTAAACCACATATGCTGCACAAGTGAGCCGCAAGCGCATGCTTCTGCGTAGTTAagtttgtataataaatttcaaaaaaatatgcagGCTTTATTATGTAAGCTtcactaaaataattaaaaaaagaggttgtctgtaaagtcggtttactgagggtagtttaacgtgacaacgtcataagaaaatactgatgtaatggtagcaattttcaaaacaaaattttaattttatttgtttgataggtattttgtatggatatagagaaggaggtaaatggaatcgcaacgGAATTGATCaatttacatttacacaaacgtgaaaaatgacgaaacatttatcaaattcatgaaagatatgttcaatttcgattgtgcatcagacgttaataagtcaacaacactaagaggcagcatcaccgatttgcctttttcaagaaacattacactcgaaacaccccctttcatttcctacttttactatcatcgtcctattctcaacagagaaatggttgattaccatgcacacaggaagaaggcatatgcaaatacaaatatatgaatttataaacatatgcgcatatacatacatatatatgctcactcaagtaggagagagccagatgtcgaacattgccgaatgcgggggccgattgtgctttttgtcgttcgttccgcagttcaagcaaggtaacggcggATGAGCAAGATAACTACGATGGAGCAATATAAGGCCACATAGATaagcgaattataagacgttattacgtaaaaaaaaaaaaaagtccttaattagttaaaaaatgtagtgagaagaaaaaaaaaaccataaaattattAACTGGTTTTGGAACTGTAGCAGTATAAGCTACAAAATACATGTATTCAAGTTTCTTTCACGACGTGACAActatttattgtaatatagGAAGtctagtatttatttatttaatactatTTATAACTCAAGAGAGCGGAAGTACTTTACCCGGTAAACCGTTTTTTACCTAAAATCTTTTGTAATGATGAAAAATAAGTATTTGCTATAGCTGTTTCGCTTCCGATAAATTCACAGAATGCCTTGGATTAGTGAACGCTAACGGGGACAGTATGtaaggaaatgaaattaaaaactacAGGCAATAGTTAAAATAAActtgaaacatttattttgcagGCAATCTATATTCAAAACTCATCTAACTGCAAACACTTAATGGAAAACTTGAAAACAGAGATAAGGTGGCATCTCATTTCTAATCAGCTGTTATCTCAGTTTGTAAGTGAATTCGGAAACACAACATTCGCCTAGTTGTTGACAGTTGTCGTCAAAACTCAACACTTTGCcgttttgttatatttaattaatagtgTAATATTAATACCCAGGTacgaaaatagttttcttaCAGAAAacgatttacaaaatatatcgCTTCAACAAACTGCATTCATTATGTCGGATGATGATGATTACATGTCGGACAAGTTTATTTCTGGGTAAGGACATTCTCACTTCACCTATCcatgttattattttcatgcttccAGAGATGTTCGTCCAAGCCTAATACAACAGTCGAATAAAAAACGGCAAATAGCCATGGAACAAAGCAGAAAGGATCATATTAAACGTCAAAAGCAGGAGAGTATGGAACGTAGAGGAATagttaacaacaaaatattggaagaGTCGTTGAATAAACCCATTGAGGAACAAAACAAAGGTTTCCAAATGCTTGCTAAAATGGGCTATAAGCGTGGGCAAGCATTGGGTAAGGAAACCGCAGGTAGTAAAACCGAAGCTCGACTAACCGAGCCGATTGGTATTAGCATAAAGTCCGATCGTGGTGGTTTGGGTCGCGAAACAGCGTTACGGGATTTAGCCGAGCGGCGAAGGCAGATACAAGAGCAACAGCTCCAGAATCAACTTACTGGAGGTGAAGCAGTTTCGGTGGAGGAATTTCGGAGAAGGGCGCAACAGAGAGCAGACGAGCGGTTTGCAATTGGCGCTTTAAAGTTAACGAAATCGCGTGCTTTATTtgtctttattttaatatattaatgtTGCAGACGCTGTCAGCTTACCTGTGAAACGCTAGATATAGAGAATAACATAAAAGAACCCGAGTTATCGTGGTTTTGGCCGGGCGGCAACACAGAATTGAATGAAGAAGTAGCAGGAGAAAAGGAACCAAAAGACTCTGTGCTAACAGACGACGCCAGTACGGAAGAAGAATTCACACATGTAGAGAGACTTGAAATGCTTACTAGTTATTTGCGAACATCATacaagttttgtttttggtgtggAGTGTGCTATAAAGATCAACAAGATATGACTAGCAATTGTCCGGGAAAATTGCGCGAAGatcattaaatattaaaatttcagattaATAGTCATTTTGCAGATTTaacttaaatattaatatactttaattgcaataaaaatagaaatttacgTTAacctaaattttcaaatttctttgttCCATGTATAAATACTACATTATCTTATTataatcaagtttttttttttaatttcggtcaGAATGGCATACGAGGTGTATAAAAGTTTAACAATTgtagtttttctatttttgctaaACACGTTCATCTAACTTATGTATTAAATCTTGAGTTTTTTCAATAACACTATATATAAATGGTCGTTCCATGGGATCCATACGAagcatatatttaattaaatcgtGCATATCTTCTGAATATATGGAATTTTCAGGAATGTTGATGTTACCGTTCAGTACCGCCAAAGCCACACTATCACCTTTCTCATACACCGAATCAAAGGGGCAGTGGAAAAAGCACGTTGCATAAAGTACGCAACCAAGActctgaaaaaacaaaacaaatttattcgaattttttacatTCAAATGTCAACTGTAACCAACCCAAATATCTGTGCGTTCATCTACAGTGGAATATGACTTTACAGAAAATAACTCTGGTGCACGATACACAATCGAGCTACGTTCCTCTGCTTCGTCCTGCAGTCGCTGTGCTTCACTCTGCCCACATATTTGTAAACGCGCCTCAGTCATGGAGCCTAAATCGACAATTATCGGTTCAAAGGTGTCagacaaacaaatatttgcagTCTTAAGGTCGCGATGTGCCAGCGGCACTGGCTTTGTTTCATGCATCGCTCTTACACCATTGCAGATGCCAAGGAAGACCTGTAGTATTTGCGCTTCCGACATATAATCGCCCTTGCGCGCGCGCATCTGCAAATGATCTGCCAGTGAGCCATTTTTATAGTAGGGTAGCACTATGTACAGGTCACTCGTTGTATTGATGACAATATCAGCAGATCCTTTTAGCTCATAGTCTATAACTTTGATTACGTTTTCCGAATCGATACGCCGACAATTCTCGATTTCACGCAATGCTATATTTTGGTCATCGATGCTGTGACAAGTGATGCGCTTCACCGCGTACAGTTTGTGTGTTACAGCATTTTCCGCCAAGTCTATCAAACTAAATCCACTGCAAGATTGCCGAGTAGGTGTGTTATGGTATGTGACTAACTGATCGGTTCTATTAACGGTTTTTACCGTAAAAACTTACCCCTGCGCCAGTCGATCGCGTATAATATATTTAGTGCCTTTGATGAGTACCGTCTCTTTGGAGCAGAAGAGACAACCTCTTTTCATTATTAACGTCCATCCTAAGCTGTTCATGATGTGGTGGTAGGATAGATATTTAGTTGGCGGTTGATCTAAGCAATGTGTTAGGACTtaatcgataaaaaaaatttgtaaattttcactAATTATACTAACTACTGACAAAACAaacagtaattttttaaaagaaaacaagaTAAAATATCGAATCAGCGCAGGGTAAATTAACGCAAAATTTCGTGGTAACAAATCACTGATTTCCATTTGGTCAGCAAACAGCTGACATCAAAGCGAATTCATGTACTGATTGGCTGCTGTTCAATTAGCATTGTCAAGCACTGGCACAGGGTGTAAATGGCAAATGGTATTAACAACTTTGCAAAAAACTTCGTAGAAGATGACTTCGGTAGAGCAacaaatattatacaatttacatgtattttgctCTTACAATTTTGTGGTTTGAATATCGCAATTGCTATGAGTatgtaaacaagcaaataaGGCAGCAACTTAGAAGTAGAGGATTTGACATACTAACCAtcgaattgaaagaaaaaacaaatcagctagtATATCGCGGGGATTCtactgtttccgtggcgccgcaatctgacgtcggattcttatagaactcgacaaaagaaaacgaaatgaacaagtaaaattttttgatatttcgcttagttttcgagatattgaataaaaaaggtctcaaaatgccctttggaacttcactataatttgcctattacactatatattttttaacacttcactaaaattcacgaaatatacACCCACACGCGtggttttacttatttttatccttatattcgaattatttttattaaaataaaatgcaaatgcatttgtccatgcagtcactttccaattttaaacgcgaagaagaagaagattggaatgacaacagtatggtgttgccggatgccagcaaataaagcaaaaatatgaacaaaaattaagtatttaagtttagtgttaatgttggggatgggggttattgtgcctctttattatatacatgcatatgatgttttaattttgggttcaatggttttaatacggaaagaagttctacgcaaaaatactgtggattgcgtagccggagttggactgatgagggttatttttttgaagcgcggccgaaggccgcccacgtgaaaagaagttctacgcaaaaatactgtggatt
Coding sequences within:
- the LOC129248837 gene encoding nucleolar complex protein 3 homolog, whose amino-acid sequence is MVTKKVKISAVKRSAHLKAKKTPLSNQQQHKLAQQKAAKDRKQNIFRQRAKKREQLPQKRKQRIDYSNDPLGNDEDDLDPSEVVENIGDMLDGDDLEYLHEKGINKQRKRKNAGDFSEEKDSVGLEKAYTTKAVEENDKKKVKINLLPIKSRDGQIITRSTEVDYIPKPKIKRNSDEEEEEVDEDNNENVIYEDSDDDVINEIGDSSALPEPEKKLISTTDLLIARQQELERQKYRIGIICSGLLEKPEDKMRNFNALYELMEETNAADVPNLLTVRKLAILSATEIFKDILPEYRVGQVDTKMQTLRKATLERVTYENALLQQFKKFLTKLEKLTAAVNKRGQGRVTPQAIKMAEVAVQSMCDLLVAHPYFNYVQNVAQLLVYMSNCRYQNMREAINKCFRTVFAIDKKLDMTLFIVRRLNHLIKTKLPNVHVECLTCLLSLKIKNVNLDAEKENELKQKKLEAHRQRLMSLSKKERKRRKKMAEVNRELDETRAEENKQTKFYKLTEITKMVFTIYFRVLKNDPTSKVLSAILEGLAEFAHVINMDFFSDLIEVLNRILEGMDLGYREQLHCIKTIFVILSGQGEVLNIDPIRFYQHFYKNMLTVDAGKNHDDFRIILNTLEEVLVKRRRNMSQQRLMAFIKRLLMLSMHLLHHGTLATLGTIKTTFQLTSVLDILLDTDTSVGSGNYNPELEDPEYCNASSTALYELTMLSRHYHPTVRKMAMHIASGVPASGEGALPPEIGKLSSHELYDQFDSTQMAFNPVIPVPKQAEPKIKKGKHQFINSDFKPLCKSLLQAGECTAKTTSKHRNSTELNFYDALVNSC
- the LOC129253317 gene encoding G patch domain-containing protein 11 gives rise to the protein MSDDDDYMSDKFISGDVRPSLIQQSNKKRQIAMEQSRKDHIKRQKQESMERRGIVNNKILEESLNKPIEEQNKGFQMLAKMGYKRGQALGKETAGSKTEARLTEPIGISIKSDRGGLGRETALRDLAERRRQIQEQQLQNQLTGGEAVSVEEFRRRAQQRADERFAIGALKRCQLTCETLDIENNIKEPELSWFWPGGNTELNEEVAGEKEPKDSVLTDDASTEEEFTHVERLEMLTSYLRTSYKFCFWCGVCYKDQQDMTSNCPGKLREDH
- the LOC129253316 gene encoding serine/threonine-protein kinase 16, which gives rise to MNSLGWTLIMKRGCLFCSKETVLIKGTKYIIRDRLAQGGFSLIDLAENAVTHKLYAVKRITCHSIDDQNIALREIENCRRIDSENVIKVIDYELKGSADIVINTTSDLYIVLPYYKNGSLADHLQMRARKGDYMSEAQILQVFLGICNGVRAMHETKPVPLAHRDLKTANICLSDTFEPIIVDLGSMTEARLQICGQSEAQRLQDEAEERSSIVYRAPELFSVKSYSTVDERTDIWSLGCVLYATCFFHCPFDSVYEKGDSVALAVLNGNINIPENSIYSEDMHDLIKYMLRMDPMERPFIYSVIEKTQDLIHKLDERV